GCAACGCAGCGCGGCTCATGGGACGTCCTCTGGTGTGGTGAGTACCGTGGATACCTGTGCGGACCAGTCTCCGACCGCGGCGACGCCGGCATCGCGCCGGCCTTCGCTGCTCGCACAGAGCAGGCGTTCGAGCGGCGAGGTGCAGGCGGCGAGATCACGCGTGCCGTTGCCGGCCTGCTGGAACGCGTCGGCGCGGATCGGTCGCGCGCTGGCGATCACGACGAAGCGGTAGGCGCCGGGTGCGTCGAACGACATGCCCGAGCGACGGTAGGGCTGGTTCGGCGGCAATGACTGGTCGAACTCGCCCGGCTTGGGCAGCACCAGGTCAACGGCGTTGTACGGGTCGATCGCGAGGACGTAGATGTAAGCCGGTTGCATGCCCCGGTTGATGACGGTGGCGGTGATCCGTTCGCCCATGCCGATGCGGCGGACTCCGCCGGCCTGCAGCGGTGGGCACGCCGTGGGGCGGTAGCCGTCGGCGGCGATGCAGGCAGCAACCGGCAGCGGATCGGCGTCATCGGCGGTGGCACCGCTGGTGCGCAGTGCGAGCAGCTGCTGCACGCGTGCGACTTTGCGCAACGCCTCGGTCAGGCGGTCGCCGAAGCCCGGACCGTTGGGGGGGCCAAGCGATCTGACCAGCAGCGTGCCGTCATCGGCGCGCAGCGCGACTGCTCCAGCATGCTCCATGTCGGCGACGAGGCGGGTGACACCGGTCGGCGACTCGACGGCGAAGCCGGTGGCACTCAGTGCCGCCTCGGCTGCATCGCGGGCCGGACCCGCAGGCAGGTCGATGGCGACGGTGAGTGCGTCACCGGGAAGGAAATGCGCGATCTCCTCCGCGACCAGCCGCTTCGGCAGTGCGCCCGGCGCGGCGTCGAGCGCCAGCGTGGCGGCGGTGCCGTCGACGGTGCTGATCGAACCGGCCGCGAGCCGCGAGCGGCGTGCGACGGCGTCGGCCTGGTTGGCGTACAGCGCGAAACGTGACCCGCTGGTGATGCCGCTGGTCGTGCCGGCTTGCAGCGTGGTAGCGGTGCCGGCGTGCTCGACGTCGTACAGCACGGCCGTGCGCGAACGCGCGCCCACCGCCGCCGTCAGCGCGCCTTCCGCGGACGGCGTCTGTGCGGCATGGCCGCGCGCGGCCACGCGCAGGCGCACTTCGTGGATCAGGTCGCCGAACGTCGCGTCGCGCATGCCCGGCATCCTCAACGTATCGAGAAGCGCGGTAGTGAACACGCCGGCGCGCGTACCGACCGTGCCACCGCCCGTTTCCTGTGCTTCTTCACCGTCCTGGGCGGCCGCGAGATGGACCCAGTAGCCGTTGCCTCCGGACGATGTCGCGACCGCCGCAGGCGCTGCCGCGACGGACGATGGCGGTGCCGGGACGTTGATTGTGGGCGCACTGCGCGATTGCCCGGCGGCACCGGTCCGCGTCGCGGTTGCCGAGTTGCAGGAATCGAACACGCTGACGAAATACAGGCCCTGCGCGGTCGCGCGATCTTTCAGCGCCTTCAGTTCGACGTCGAAGATGTCGCCCGGCGAGCCGTCCGGATTGCGGGCGTCGGTGGGCAGGATCGTGCCGTTGTAGCCGGTGTCCTGGTCGCGGGCTTCGTCGTCGCGATAGCGCGAGCCGTGGCCGGCGAAATAGAACAGCAGGGTGTCCCCTGCGCGCAGTGACGCGATCCGCTGCTGCAGGGCTTCGAGGATCCGCGCGCGGGTTGCGCAGTCGTCGGTCAGCGTGATGGTTGCGGCGTTCGACGAATCACAGGCGCCTGCTGCGGGAACGTCGACCTCGACGCCGTACAGATCAGCCAGCGCCTGTTTGAAGCGCAACGCATCGCCAACCGCGCCGCGCAGGTCGGAGAACACCGCGCTTGGCTGGTGTGCATCGGAATACCGGTAACGGTCGATGCCGACGATAAGGGCGTGGATGCGCCGCGTGTCCGGCGGGCGCGAAGCGGGAGCCGCCTCGGCCGGAGCCTGCGTGGGGGCGGACGGTGGCCCGCATCCGCATAGCAGCGACGTGAGGACGCAGGCCATCAACAGGATGCGCGTCATGGCGCCTCCCGGCGCAGCACCACCGCGCTTGCCCGCGGATTGAAGTCGAACAGGGCAGGTTGCTGCACGCGTCGCGCGGGCGCATCGGCCGGCAGGTCGTGGAAGGTGATCGCACGCGCGCCACTGCCGGCCGCGGTGATGCGGCCGACGCGTGCATCGGCTGCAAGCGTTGGCAGCCGTCGCACCGCGTAGGCCAGCCACTCGTCGATGCGGATACTGCCATCGCCGTCGAGGTCGGCGTCGCCGGCGCCCAGTCCGTCCACCGCCAGCGCATAGGTCAGCAGACCCTGGCCCAGGCGTGCATCCTCGAGCGCGACGTCGTCGGCCTGGGTCGCGGCGAGGATGCGGATGCCCTTGTCGTACGCCAGCTGGCCGAGCCCGCTGTCGCCCATCGGGCCGGGCTTGAAGCGCCCGTCGGCAACGCTCGCCGCGGAATGGCAGGCGTCGATCACCAGGGCGATTTCGCCCGCGCGCATCGCCTGGAACGGCATCACCAGGTCGGCGGTGGACAGCACGGTGGACAGGTCCGGCGCATCCGAGCCTTCCGGCCAGCGGCCGTCCGAGGGGATCAGGTAGAAATCCCCGCGCGGGTTCGCCCAGCCGTGGCCGGAGTAACTGACGATCACCGCATCGTCGGGCGTCGCCGCTTGCAGCATGCCGGCGTCGATGCCGTCGGCCCGCAATGCGGCGAGGGTGGCCTGGCGGTCGCCGTCGCCGGCCAGCAGCGACAGCACACGAGTGAGGGTGGCGCGGTCCACGCGCGTGCTCGGGCGGCCCTCGCTGCTTCGTTCGGCGGCGAGCAGCATCTGGTGCGTCTCGTAGCCGGGGATGGCGGACAGCCGCGCCGCCATCAGCCTGGCATCGGCAACGGCGTAGTTCAGGCGGAAGCGGGCCGTGTCGTAGTGGTCGATGCCGATCGCGAGCACGTAGGCGCGGCGCGAACGCGGGGCGACCGCGGGGCGCGTCCAGGCCAGAGTCGCCGTCTCGCCTTTGATGCGGTCTTCGTTGAACGCATACGCGGAGAACACCTGCGACGCCTCGTCCGCCTGCGTCGGCAACGGCACAGTGAACTCAAGACGGTGCACCCCGTCCGTTGCCTGCACCGCGTTGCGCGAACGCCATTGCACGAGGTCCGTATTGGCCGCATCCACCTGCCGCGGTGCCATTGCGACCAGTTTGCCGTTGCGGAACAGTCGCGGGTTGTAGAGGCCGGAACGGGTCTTGCCGTTGGGCGCGTCGGCATCGACGCCTTCCCGCACCTCGATCGCAACCACGGCTTGCGCGACATCGCTGCCTGGGTGCACGCCGGTGATCCGGACTTCCGGCAACACGCGGTTGAGGCTGGCGATGGCTGGCAGCGGCGCGAAGGCGCGCGCGCACGTGTCGCTGGCGCGGCAGTCGAGCAGCCGTCGGTACAGACCGGGCTCGTAGTAGTCGCGCATGAACGTCTGCGCGGCGAGGCTGCGCCATGGCGCATCGGGCACCAACCAGCGCACCAGGGCGGTGTCGGCACCCAGGTTGGTGTCGTAGCGACCACCGGGTGCGATCGCGAAGTAGCGGTTGTCGGGCAGCGTGTGCAGGGTCAGCTGCAAGGTGCCGTCGCCGCTGTCCCAGAAGAGGATCTTGCCGTCTTCGGTGGTCGCCCACAGCAGGCGGCTGCGTTCGATCCATCCGGCCCGGACCAGCGGCGTCCGTGACGGGACGTGCGCGACGGCGCGCCCGCTGTCCAGGTCGAGCAGCGTGCCGTCGTCCAGCCCGAGCACGCGGTTGTCGCCGACAGCGATCGCGCGGCGTGCGAACCCGGGGATCGTGCGTGCCTTCGCCGCCTCGTCGGTGTCGACGATATGCAGGTCGGCCTGCGCCTGGTTCGCGCGTGCCGCCTTCGCATGGGTGAAGACGAGGCGGCGACCGTCGGCGCTGAAGGACAGCGCACGGATCGTGTCGTCGTCGGTGAATTTACCCGCGTTTCCGAGTGGATCGATGACCTCGACCAACCGGCGCGGGGCAGTGGCGCCACCGTCGCCGAGGCCCAGCAGCCACACCCGCAGCACCTGTTTCGCGCCCGGCGCGTCAGCGCGATCCCAGGCGCGCGTCGCGACCGCCAGCCGGCGGTGGTCGGGTGAGGTTTCGATCGCGGTGATGACCTGGTCCGCCAACGCATCCGCTGCCAGCGGCTGCCAATTGCGTGCGCCGGCCGCGTGAAACGCCAGGCCCGTCGGCGGCGGGTCGTAGGTCTCGTTGCCGTCGTCCGGGCGAGTGTCGTCCATGCAGAAGGTGCCGCCGACAGAGGACGTAAAACAGGAATCGGCGAGGGACCCCAGCGCGACGAAGGCCCCAGCGTCCGCCGGCCGCATCTGCCAGCGGCTGTCGATTGCCGCGCAGTCCTCGCGCGTGGCGCACGCGGGATCGACCACCAGTGCCGGTGGGTACCCAGCCATCGCGTCCTCCGTGTCGTTGGTGATGCCGTAGCCCTCGCTGCCCAGCAGGTAGTGCGTGGCGTCGAGCCAGCGCACGCGGTGGTAGGCGCGCTTTGGCGCGAATGCGGGCTCGCCATTGCCGCCGGAGAGATCGAGCGCTTCCACGCGCGTGCCGGGTTCGTTGAAAGGACGCACGACGCGCAGCAGGCGCAACCCGTCGGGCGACAGGTCGGCGTCCACGAAATAACCGCGCGGATCAACCGTCAAGACCCGCTGTTCGGCGCCGTTGCCGGTGGCGAGCAGGGTGACGCCGTAGCGGCAGCGTTGCAGTGACGTACAGGTCGGATCGACGGAACCGAAGTGTTCGTCGCTCGTGTCGGGCAATCCGCGGCGGCCGTTGCCGTGGTTCGGTGCCGGGCGAAGCGTGCCGTCGGGCGAGGTGGGCCAGTGGTGTGCATCGTCGGCCGATGCTGCGCTCGGCATCGGCAGGGTCGCGTCGGCACGGACCGCGCGCGTCGCCAGGTCGATGACGTAGGTGCACGACAGCGTACCGGGCTGATGCGCGCCCGGACAGGCGAGTTTGGCTTCGCTTTCCGCAACACCCATGTACGCGATCGCCAGCGTGCCAGCGGCGGGCCCGTCGGTGATTGCGTGGAAGCGCAGCGGCGGCTCCTTCTGGCCGTCGGGAAGCAGCAGCTGCGCAGCGAGCGGAACCTGCGCGTGGTCAAGGATCGTGCCGCTGGCGATGTTCCAGATGACGAGGGAGCCGTCGCGCGCCAGTGAGACCAGGTGGCGGCCGCCATCGACCCAGTGCACCGCGAGCACCGGCGACTGGTGTCCCTGCTGCACGACGATCTTCGGTTCGAGTGCGGGATCGGGCGACGTGGTTGTCGCGGTTGTCGAGGTAGGCGCGGGGGGTGACGGCGTAGCCGCATCCTGCCCGGTACACCCGGCGGCGAGCAGGGCGGCGCAGCAGCACAGCAGCAGACCCGCGATGCGCATGGTGGCGCTCCGCTATCCGAGCCCCCGCAAGCCCGACAGCGGGTCGAGCATAGCACCGGCCCAACGCAGGGACTGCCTCTCGCGGTGGCTGCCAGAGCGCTGCGGATGGAGGCCGAACGCCTCTCCCTGGGCATCGTCGCGATCCATACGGCGCGCAAACCCTTCCCGCGCGAGACCAGTCGCCAGGTCGCTGCGGATCAGGCGATCTCATGACACGAGCTCAACGCGCTGTGCCAGGCGGCCCGGCGCGCATGCAGTCGTACTCCAGCACCACCAGGCCCTGCTGGAACTCCTGCATGGATTGCAGTGCCAGCGGGCGCCTGCCGAGATCGGGCGGGGCAAATGAGCGTCCGGCGCCTATCAGCACCGGCACCATGCGCAGGCGCAGGAGATCGACTTCGCCTGCCAGCAGTAGGGCGTCGCACAGGGTCAAGCTACCCCAGATGATGAGGTCGCCGTCGACGCGTGCACGCAGGGCGCGCACCGACGCGACGCCATCGCCGCGCAGAACGGTAGCGGAGTCGCGGGTCCCCCAGGGCGCCGCGTCCAGCGTGTTCGAGACCACGTACTTCGGCAGGGTGTTGATCGGCACCGCCACGGGTTCCTCCACCGGGTCGGCGTCCGGCCAGTAGTCGGCGAACATCCGATACGTCGTGCGCCCCAGGACGATGGCGCCCGCGCCCTCCAGGAGCTGCAACTGGCCCGGGTCGACCTCATTGACCGCACGCGCATCGATGAAGAAGCCGATGCCGCCGTCCGTTTCGGCCGCAAAGCCGTCTGCGCTGATGATCTGCTCGATGATGAGCCTGCCCATATCCCGTTCTCCGCTCGCGGTGTCCTTCCTATCGACGAACGGGGGCGGGCGGCATCGACATCCGCGGCTGCCTGAATGGGCCTGGCCTGGAATCCCCTTCTCGTGGACTGAACGCCAGTCCCCGGATGATGGTCAGGCGAGGAGAGATCCCATGGCAGACGAACTGGCTGCAGCCAATGTCAACCGGTCGTATCAGCTCGCAGCGTCGAGCATCGCGATCTTCACGTTCCTGCTGTTCTTCCTGTATCCGAAGTTCATGAGCGGCCAGGTCGATGGCTTCTCGTACCAGGCCACGCTGATCGTCATGGGCGTAGCGACGTTCTCGTTCGCGTTCTCGTCCTTCTACTACTACGGCGCCTCGCTGGGCGGGCGAATCGACGATGCCGAACGCGCCCGCTACGCGCGTCGGGGCGATCGCCTGTGGCTGACCGGATGCGTCCTGCTGTTCCTGGCTCCAAGCCTGATCCTCTTCACGGTCAGGCTCCTCGCCGTTGCGTCCGCGTGGTTCGCCCTGTGGCTGGTGTACCTGTTCTTCGTGATCCGCTACTTCCCTCGCATCCAGACTGCGTGGAAGAGCTGAGACGTCACATCATCGTGCGATTGAAATAAGTCGCCTTCTCGAACTCGGCGATGTTCACGGCAATGCGGGGAAGCAGTGGAAACATCCCGGCCAGCTCGCTGACGATGGCCTTCGACAAGGCGGCGCGCTGCTCGATACTGCGACCCTGCATGATCCAGGCGAAGGTGTGGATGAAATCCTCCCGTTCGCCGCCGACGGCATAGATATCGAAAGGGCGCATGCGGACCTTGATGTCGGATTCGTCGAACAGCCCGGAAGCACTCGCCACCCGATGCAGTCGGGTGATGATCGATTCCTCGCTGTGAATCTGCAGCAGCCCCTGGGAACAGTCGACTACGAAGTGCGGCATGCTGGCTCCATGGGTACGTGTGTGAATCGATCGTAATCCGCCAGGTCGATGCGCGGGCCACGTTTGCCAGGATTTCTGCCATTTCAGGATCGAATCCATCCGGGCCAAGGCGATGGGCGCGACGCTGATCAAGCAGAAGGCGCCGGCCCGAAGGCCGGCGCCCTGCGTCTGGCATCACGAAGACGGCGCGTCGTCCGTGAACCGCTCGTGCAGCTTCACCGGCGCGACCTTGGATTTCTCGCGCTTGCGGATCCACAGGTTGATCATCTCGACGAACACCGAGAAGGCCATCGCGGCGTAGATGTAGCCCTTGGGGATGTGCTGGCCGAAACCGTCGGCGATCAGCACCAGGCCGATCATGATCAGGAAGCTGAGCGCCAGGACCTTCACGGTCGGATGGCGTTCGACGAAATCACCGATCGGTCGGGCGAACATCAGCATGAAGACGATCGAGATCAGGATGGCGGTGACCATCACCCAGCGCTCGTCGACCATGCCCACGGCGGTGATGATCGAGTCCAGCGAGAACACGATGTCCAGCACCATGATCTGGGCAATGACGCTGGCGAAGGTGGCCGTCGCCGCGCCGACGCCGACGTGCTCGCTGGCACCTTCCAGCTTCTGGTGGATCTCGTGCGTGGCCTTGCCAATCAGGAACAGGCCGCCGCCGATGAGGATGAGGTCGCGCCAGGAGAACTCGTTGCCCAGTAGCGAGAACAGCGGGGCGGTCAGGCCGACGATCCAGGCGATGGCCAGCAGCAGGCCCAGTCGCGTCACGGCCGCCAGGGTGATGCCCAGCCGGCGGGCCTTGTTGCGCTGTTCCGGCGGCAGTTTGCCGGCCAGGATCGAGATGAAGATGATGTTGTCGATGCCTAGCACCAGTTCGAGCGCGGTCAGTGTGGCCAGTGCAATCCAGATCTCGGGGTTCAGTAGGGCGTCCATTGGGGTCTCGTAGGAAGGGCAGGGTGGCCGTGGGCCGTTGGTGGCCGAACCTGCTTTCCACACGCACGTTGCCTGCCGCGGGCGGCGGGGCGACGTGATGGGCGGCGGAGGTCTGCGGCGGCGGAAAAGGCCACGACGCCAGTGCATTCAATGGACGCACCTTCGCCGTGGGACGGCGAAGGTCTTGCTCGCAGGCCGCCTAGGCGACCTGCTGCTGCACCGGGGACGAATCCCGTAGTGACGGTGACAGCATGCGGGAGCTACTCCCCTTCGAGGTCGGGATAGTAAAGCAATTGCCGCCGCAGGAGCCATAGGCGGGCCTGATGGCACATCCGGTCTCCCGGTCCAGGCGCATCCGGTGCGTTGGGACGCCCGCGGGATTATCCTTGCAGATCAGGTGCTTCACCGCGCCACGTGCGCCTGCCACGGCCCCCAGAATCACGGCGACGACCCGCGCCATCGGATGCACCGGATGCTCAGACTGACCGACCTCACCCTGCCACTGGACCACCCCGAGCCGGCGCTGCGCGACGCGATCCTGGCGCGACTGGGCATCGCCGCCGACGAATTGGCCGGGTACACGGTCGCCAAGCGCAGTTATGACGCGCGCCGGCGTGGCGCGATCGTGCTGATCTATTCGGTCGACGTGGATACCCCGCGCGAAGCCGACGTCCTTCGGCGGCTGCAGCTGGAGGCCGAAGCCGCAGAGGTCGCGCGCACCGGCGACAGAAGCAAGGTGATGCCCACGCCGGACACGAGCTACAAGTTCGTGGCGCGCGCGCCGCAGAACCTTCCGCTGCGCCCCCTCGTCATCGGCATGGGGCCGTGCGGCCTGTTCGCGGCCCTCGTGCTTGCGCAGATGGGCTTCCGGCCGATCGTCCTGGAGCGCGGCAAGGCCGTGCGCGAGCGCACCAAGGACACCTGGGGCCTGTGGCGCAAGAAGGTGCTCAACCCCGAATCCAACGTGCAGTTCGGCGAAGGCGGGGCGGGCACGTTCTCCGACGGCAAGCTGTGGAGCCAGATCAGCGACCCCAGGCATTTCGGGCGCAAGGTCATCGACGAGTTCGTCAGGGCGGGCGCGCCGGACGAGATCGCTTACGTCAGCAAGCCGCACATCGGCACGTTCCGCCTGGTATCCATGGTCGAGGAGATGCGGGCGACGATCGAGTCCCTGGGCGGCGAGATCCGGTTCAGCCACCGCGTCGACGATCTGCTGGTCGAGACCGACCGCGCCGGTACGCGCCACGTGCGCGGTGTGACGCTGCAGGGCGGCGAGCAGCTGCGCGCCGACCACGTCGTGCTGGCGCTGGGCCACAGCGCACGCGACACGTTCGCGATGCTGCATGCGCGCGACGTGTTCGTCGAAGCGAAACCCTTCTCGATCGGCTTCCGCATCGAGCATCCGCAATCACTGATCGACACCGCCCGCTTCGGCCCGCAGGCCGGGCATCCGCTGCTCGGCGCGGCCGACTACAAGCTCGTGCACCATTGCCGCAACGGCCGCTCGGTGTACAGCTTCTGCATGTGCCCGGGCGGCACGGTGGTCGCCGCGGCCAGCGAGCCAGGACGCGTGGTCACCAACGGCATGAGCCAGTACTCACGCAATGAGCGCAATGCGAATGCGGCGATCGTCTGCGGCATCACACCGGAGGATTACGCGCGCTACGGCGAGGGTCCGCTCGCCGGCATCGAGCTGCAGCGGCACTGGGAAGCGCGCGCGTTCGAGCTCGGCGGCGGCGAATACGAAGCGCCGGGGCAACTGGTGGGCGACTTCCTGAAGGGCAGGGCGTCGAGCGAATTCGGCACGGTGCTGCCCTCGTACAAGCCCGGCGTGCGTCTGGGCGACCTCGCGCCATCGCTGCCCGAGTACGCGATCGAGGCGATCCGCGAGGCGTTGCCGGCGTTCGAAAAGCAGATCCGCGGCTTTGCGATGCACGACGCGATATTGACCGGCGTGGAAACCCGCACCTCTTCGCCGGTGCGCATCACGCGCGGCGAGGACGGCCACAGCGTGAACACACGCGGCCTGTTTCCGGCAGGCGAAGGTGCTGGCTACGCGGGCGGCATCCTGTCGGCCGGCGTCGATGGCATTCGCACAGCCGAAGCGGTCGCGCTCGATATCGTGTCCCGCACCACGCGCGCCGCGTAGCGTTCAGGTGTCACCTTCGATCTGACTCAGATTCTGACGATCGTCCACTTCTGGCTGCGGTTTCAAGCGGTCATTGGGGTGCAGCAGTCGCCTGTTGCTGATGTCCGCTTCCGACCCGAACCGGCCATGCCGCCTGGATCGCAGGCACGTCACGCCGTGTTCACGCCCGAGCCTCCGACACTCACGCCTCTGCCGATCGGCATCCCGGAGTCGTAGCCATGAAGCTCTTCTCGATCGCAGCAATGATCGCAGCGCTGGCCCTGGCGAGCTGTGCGCGCCAACAGGAGCCCACTCCTGCCGGATCTGACTCCGCAAAGCCGCCGCCGGCCGAATCCGCAGCCGTCTCCCCGAATGAGGCCTTCGAGATTGCGCGGGATGCGTACATCTTCGCCTTCCCGCTGAACTACTACTACCGCACGGTCCATTCGGAGATCCTCGACCCCGGCAACCCGAAGAGCATCGGAGGTTTCGGCAAGTGGCGGCACGACGGCCTCGCCAAGCCCGCCGACACTGAAACGACGATGCCGAACAACGACACGCCCTATAGCTGGGCGTGGGTGGACCTGCGCGCCGAACCGTGGGTGCTCACCCAGCCGCCGGCGGACGGCAATCGCTTCTACAGCAGCGTGTGGGGTGACCTGTGGGGCTTCATCATCGACTACCCGGGCTCGGTGATCGATGGACAGAAGGGAGGTCGCTACCTGCTCGCTCCTTCCAACTGGCAGGGCGAACTCCCGAAGGGGGTCAATCGCGTCATACGCGGCGAAACCACCATCGTGGGCACGCTGACCCGCACCGCGGTATCTGGCCCGGCCGACTTGGGGAAGATGGAAGCCATCCAGCGCGGCTACAAGCTCGAGCCCCTGAGCGCGTATCTGGGCCAACCGGCACCGGCGGCAGCGGCCACCCCTGCGTGGCCTGCATGGGATGAGGCCGCCATGACCGATCCGCGTTTCTTCGAGCTGACCAACTTCCTGCTGCAGTTCGTTGTCCCCAACGAGGGCGACAAGTCCATCTACGAGCGCATGGCGCGCCTGGGCATTGGCCCCGGTGGCACCTACAAGGCTGATGCGCTGGCGCCTGAAATTCGTGATGCGGTGGCGCGCGGCATCGCCGACGCGCACCAGCAGATCGTCGACGGCGCTGCGAAGGCGGTGGACTCCACCCTGCTGTATGGCACGCGCGACTACATGACCACGCGTTACCTGGATCGTGCCGTCGGTGTCGAGGCGGGAGGCATCATTCCCAACGTGGTGAAGCAGGCCAAGTACGGGCAGTGGACGAAAGACGCCAGTGGTCAGCCGATGACGGGCGCGAACAAGTACACGTTCACCCTGCCGGCCTCCGACTTGCCGCCTGTCAGGTTCTTCTGGAGCTTGACGATGTACGACCTCAAGACTCGCTTGCTGGTCGATAACCCCATCAACCGCTACTCGATCGGCGACCGCACGCCCAACCTGAAGAAGAACCCGGATGGCTCGCTGACGATCTATGTCCAGCACGAGTCGCCGGGCAAGGCGCGGGAGAGTAATTGGCTACCGGCGCCTGCCGGCGAGATGAGCATCATCTTGCGCATGTACGGACCGGAGGACCGCATCCTCAACGGCCAGTACAAGCTCCCGGATCCGGTGACGGTGCAATAGCGTTCCCGCCGGCGGAACCCCGGTACCAGCGACACGCCCTCTCCAGCAGAGGGCGCGTCGCGTCAAGCGTGGGTCTATTTTGGTCGCGTGGCGATCCAGTCATCGACTGACGCTTCCAGCACCGCCAGCGGCAACGCGCCGTTGCCGAGCACCAGGTCATGGAAGGCGCGAATGTCGAAACGCTGCCCCAGCGCCGTGCGCGCACGCTCTCGCAACGCGACGAACTTCAGGTGACCGACCTTGTACGAGCAGGCCTGGCCTGGCTGGACAAGGTAGCGGTAGACCTCGTTGCGCACTTCGGTTTCCGGCATGCCGGTGTGCGCGCGCATGTACGTGATGGCCTGTTCGGGTGTCCAGCGCTTGCGGTGGAGCCCCGTGTCGACGACCAGTCGCACGGAGCGGAACAGCTCGGCGCGAAGTCGCCCCAGATCGCCCCACGGGTCGTCCCTGTACAGGCCCATCTCGGAGGCCAGTTGCTCCGCGTACAGCGCCCACCCTTCGGTGAACGCGCTGGGGTTGAGGCTGCGGCGCAGCAGCGGCAGATCGGTCAACGTTTGCGCGATGGCAATCTGGAAATGGTGGCCAGGCGAGCCCTCGTGGTAGGTCAGCGTGGGCAAGCTCCACCGCGTGTTCGCCTTCAGGTTGCCGAGGTTGATGAAGAACACGCCCGGACGCGAGCCATCCATTGCCGGCTGCACGTAGTAGGCGCCGGGTGCGTTGGCCTCGGATTGCCGAGGTACCGGGCGCACGTCCAGGGGCTCGGGCGGCGTGCGACCGAAATAGGTCGGAATGTGAGGCTCCAGCGCCGCCAGATTGTGGCGGATGTCGGCGATGAGCTCGGCGCGTCCGGCCTCCGTATCGGCGTACTGGAACCGCGGGTCCGTCAACAACGCCGACATCCGCTCGCCAACGCTGCCCTCGGTGCGGCCCTGTGTGCGCAGGCGCGCGTCCATCTCGCGTTCGATGCGCGCCACTTCGGAAAGTCCGAGGGCATGGATCTGATCCGCGTTGAGGTCGGTGCTCGTGTTCCAGCGCAGAGCGGCGTCGTAATACGCATCACCGCCTGGCAGCGCCCACACGCCACGGTTGCCCGGCTTGCGCGCGACTTCAGCGTCGAGCCGCGCCAGCAACCGGGCGTAAGCGGGATTGGCATCAGTACGTACGGCGTCGACCGCTTGGGCGAGCAACTCGTCTCGACGGGCTGTCGGCACCTGGGACAGCGCCTCGAGCTTGCGCTTGAAGGAGAGCACCAGCGGACTCAGTGCAGGCTCGGGCGAGATCAGGGCGCGGATCTGCGCGGCGGCGCCTTCCATGGCGACTTGCGGAGGCAGCACACCGTGCGCCTTCTGCATATCGAAGTTCGCACCGACCTCGTCGATCTTCTTCGCCACCGCATGCAGTCGCGACACGTACGAGCGTGCGCCGGCCTCATCGCGCACGGCATGCTGGTTCTCGAGGAATTGCGGCAAAGACACCGGGATGCTGAACAACTGATCCACGGCGTAGGTGGACGCGCCGGCCGGTAACCACGCCGGCGCCCATTCGGGCTGCATCAGTTCAATCTGGCGATGGTAGAACCATACAGCCAGGCCATAGCTCCAGCGATCCTGGCCGGTCAGCTGCATTTGATCGAAGTGCTCGACCTCATCCA
Above is a genomic segment from Lysobacter sp. S4-A87 containing:
- a CDS encoding NAD(P)/FAD-dependent oxidoreductase; this encodes MLRLTDLTLPLDHPEPALRDAILARLGIAADELAGYTVAKRSYDARRRGAIVLIYSVDVDTPREADVLRRLQLEAEAAEVARTGDRSKVMPTPDTSYKFVARAPQNLPLRPLVIGMGPCGLFAALVLAQMGFRPIVLERGKAVRERTKDTWGLWRKKVLNPESNVQFGEGGAGTFSDGKLWSQISDPRHFGRKVIDEFVRAGAPDEIAYVSKPHIGTFRLVSMVEEMRATIESLGGEIRFSHRVDDLLVETDRAGTRHVRGVTLQGGEQLRADHVVLALGHSARDTFAMLHARDVFVEAKPFSIGFRIEHPQSLIDTARFGPQAGHPLLGAADYKLVHHCRNGRSVYSFCMCPGGTVVAAASEPGRVVTNGMSQYSRNERNANAAIVCGITPEDYARYGEGPLAGIELQRHWEARAFELGGGEYEAPGQLVGDFLKGRASSEFGTVLPSYKPGVRLGDLAPSLPEYAIEAIREALPAFEKQIRGFAMHDAILTGVETRTSSPVRITRGEDGHSVNTRGLFPAGEGAGYAGGILSAGVDGIRTAEAVALDIVSRTTRAA
- a CDS encoding DUF1214 domain-containing protein, whose amino-acid sequence is MKLFSIAAMIAALALASCARQQEPTPAGSDSAKPPPAESAAVSPNEAFEIARDAYIFAFPLNYYYRTVHSEILDPGNPKSIGGFGKWRHDGLAKPADTETTMPNNDTPYSWAWVDLRAEPWVLTQPPADGNRFYSSVWGDLWGFIIDYPGSVIDGQKGGRYLLAPSNWQGELPKGVNRVIRGETTIVGTLTRTAVSGPADLGKMEAIQRGYKLEPLSAYLGQPAPAAAATPAWPAWDEAAMTDPRFFELTNFLLQFVVPNEGDKSIYERMARLGIGPGGTYKADALAPEIRDAVARGIADAHQQIVDGAAKAVDSTLLYGTRDYMTTRYLDRAVGVEAGGIIPNVVKQAKYGQWTKDASGQPMTGANKYTFTLPASDLPPVRFFWSLTMYDLKTRLLVDNPINRYSIGDRTPNLKKNPDGSLTIYVQHESPGKARESNWLPAPAGEMSIILRMYGPEDRILNGQYKLPDPVTVQ
- a CDS encoding DUF885 domain-containing protein, with product MPRHSIALLVAAALGLATPALAAEKPRTVSALLDTQMMGAVRQDPELRTLLGLSGDGIDLSGQLTDVSLQRRAVLRTQMQHNLDEVEHFDQMQLTGQDRWSYGLAVWFYHRQIELMQPEWAPAWLPAGASTYAVDQLFSIPVSLPQFLENQHAVRDEAGARSYVSRLHAVAKKIDEVGANFDMQKAHGVLPPQVAMEGAAAQIRALISPEPALSPLVLSFKRKLEALSQVPTARRDELLAQAVDAVRTDANPAYARLLARLDAEVARKPGNRGVWALPGGDAYYDAALRWNTSTDLNADQIHALGLSEVARIEREMDARLRTQGRTEGSVGERMSALLTDPRFQYADTEAGRAELIADIRHNLAALEPHIPTYFGRTPPEPLDVRPVPRQSEANAPGAYYVQPAMDGSRPGVFFINLGNLKANTRWSLPTLTYHEGSPGHHFQIAIAQTLTDLPLLRRSLNPSAFTEGWALYAEQLASEMGLYRDDPWGDLGRLRAELFRSVRLVVDTGLHRKRWTPEQAITYMRAHTGMPETEVRNEVYRYLVQPGQACSYKVGHLKFVALRERARTALGQRFDIRAFHDLVLGNGALPLAVLEASVDDWIATRPK
- a CDS encoding TerC family protein, with the protein product MDALLNPEIWIALATLTALELVLGIDNIIFISILAGKLPPEQRNKARRLGITLAAVTRLGLLLAIAWIVGLTAPLFSLLGNEFSWRDLILIGGGLFLIGKATHEIHQKLEGASEHVGVGAATATFASVIAQIMVLDIVFSLDSIITAVGMVDERWVMVTAILISIVFMLMFARPIGDFVERHPTVKVLALSFLIMIGLVLIADGFGQHIPKGYIYAAMAFSVFVEMINLWIRKREKSKVAPVKLHERFTDDAPSS